Proteins from a genomic interval of Pseudoruegeria sp. SHC-113:
- the nuoF gene encoding NADH-quinone oxidoreductase subunit NuoF, whose translation MLTDKDRIFTNIYGMHERTLAGAKKRGHWDGTGDLIKKGRDWIINEAKASGLRGRGGAGFPTGLKWSFMPKESDGRPSYLVINADESEPGTCKDREIMRHDPHTLIEGALIASFAMGAHACYIYIRGEFIRERECLQAAIDEAYDDGLLGKNAAGSGWDFDLYLHHGAGAYICGEETALIESLEGKKGMPRMKPPFPAGAGLYGCPTTVNNVESIAVIPTILRRGADWFASFGRPNNAGTKLFAISGHVNNPCVVEEAMSIPLRELLDRHCGGVRGGWDNLKAVIPGGSSVPLLPKDIATDAIMDFDWLREQRSGLGTAAVIVMDQSTDVIKAIWRLSKFYKHESCGQCTPCREGTGWMMRVMDRLVRGDAEPEEIDMLLDVTKQVEGHTICALGDAAAWPIQGLIRHFRDEIEDRIKHKRSGRVSAVAAE comes from the coding sequence ATGCTGACGGACAAGGATCGGATCTTCACCAATATCTACGGCATGCACGAGCGCACGCTGGCGGGCGCGAAGAAGCGTGGCCATTGGGATGGCACGGGCGATCTGATCAAGAAGGGTCGGGACTGGATCATCAATGAAGCGAAGGCCTCTGGCCTGCGTGGCCGGGGTGGCGCGGGTTTCCCCACTGGGCTGAAGTGGTCCTTCATGCCGAAGGAGAGCGATGGCCGCCCGTCGTACCTTGTGATCAACGCCGATGAATCCGAGCCCGGCACCTGCAAGGATCGCGAGATCATGCGCCACGATCCGCACACGCTGATCGAAGGCGCGCTGATCGCTTCTTTCGCCATGGGCGCGCACGCCTGCTACATCTACATCCGCGGCGAGTTCATCCGCGAGCGCGAATGTCTGCAGGCCGCGATCGACGAAGCCTATGACGACGGGCTTCTGGGCAAGAACGCCGCCGGGTCGGGCTGGGATTTCGATCTCTATCTGCATCACGGGGCGGGCGCCTATATCTGCGGCGAGGAAACCGCGCTGATCGAAAGCCTTGAGGGCAAAAAGGGCATGCCGCGCATGAAGCCGCCGTTCCCGGCCGGCGCGGGGCTCTATGGCTGCCCGACCACGGTGAACAACGTGGAATCCATCGCCGTGATCCCCACGATCCTGCGGCGCGGCGCGGATTGGTTTGCCTCCTTCGGGCGGCCCAACAACGCTGGCACCAAGCTGTTTGCCATCTCCGGCCACGTCAACAACCCCTGCGTGGTGGAAGAGGCGATGTCGATCCCGCTGCGCGAATTGCTGGACCGTCACTGCGGCGGCGTGCGCGGCGGTTGGGACAACCTGAAAGCGGTGATTCCAGGCGGATCCTCCGTGCCGCTGCTGCCAAAAGACATCGCGACGGATGCGATCATGGATTTCGACTGGCTGCGCGAGCAGCGCTCGGGGCTTGGCACGGCGGCGGTGATCGTGATGGATCAGTCCACCGATGTGATCAAGGCGATCTGGCGGTTGAGCAAATTCTACAAGCACGAAAGCTGTGGCCAGTGCACGCCTTGCCGAGAAGGCACCGGCTGGATGATGCGCGTGATGGACCGCCTCGTGCGCGGCGATGCCGAGCCGGAAGAGATCGACATGCTGCTTGATGTTACGAAGCAGGTCGAAGGCCACACGATCTGCGCCCTTGGCGATGCGGCCGCCTGGCCGATCCAGGGCTTGATCCGCCACTTCCGCGACGAGATCGAGGATCGCATCAAGCACAAACGGTCGGGCCGCGTCAGCGCGGTGGCGGCGGAGTAG
- a CDS encoding DUF5337 domain-containing protein, which translates to MSGPSEQDKALARQSRVVGVVIAVTMLLWLGAQWAGPRLGLEARYVFLFDLAALAGFFWALVVTYQIWRKRRDNEG; encoded by the coding sequence ATGAGCGGCCCGTCCGAGCAGGATAAGGCATTGGCGCGCCAGTCGCGCGTGGTGGGCGTCGTGATTGCCGTCACCATGCTGCTGTGGCTCGGCGCGCAATGGGCGGGCCCCCGTCTGGGGCTAGAGGCCCGCTACGTGTTCCTCTTCGACCTTGCCGCGCTGGCCGGATTTTTCTGGGCGCTGGTGGTAACCTATCAGATCTGGCGCAAGCGCCGGGACAACGAAGGATAA
- the nuoE gene encoding NADH-quinone oxidoreductase subunit NuoE, whose protein sequence is MLRRLHPDQPESFAFTPENQAWAEAQMTKFPEGRQASAIIPLLWRAQEQEGWLSKPAIEAVADMLGMAHIRALEVATFYFMFQLQPVGEVAHIQICGTTSCMICGAEDLIAVCKEKIAPKAHQISEDGKLSWEEVECLGACTNAPMAQIGKDFYEDLTAEGFAAMIDAFRAGDVPRPGPQNGRYAAEPLSGLTSLAEGAEGRAASNGSVQLATDLGDTIKRIDGTEVPLITPWLDSGKGKTPKKPAKPAPEKAAKAAQKAPAVETESPAAADEVQPELLTSAGAGGADDLKRLKGVGPKLEALLNDMGIYHFEQIAKWGKGEVAWVDARLKFKGRIERDGWIDQAKAFATEKGSA, encoded by the coding sequence ATGCTGCGCCGTCTTCACCCGGATCAACCCGAAAGCTTCGCCTTCACGCCGGAAAACCAGGCCTGGGCCGAGGCCCAGATGACGAAGTTTCCCGAAGGCCGTCAGGCCTCCGCGATCATCCCGCTCCTCTGGCGCGCGCAGGAGCAGGAGGGCTGGCTGTCCAAACCCGCCATCGAGGCCGTGGCTGATATGCTGGGCATGGCCCATATCCGCGCGCTGGAAGTGGCGACGTTTTACTTTATGTTCCAGCTGCAGCCGGTGGGCGAGGTGGCCCATATCCAGATTTGCGGCACCACGTCCTGCATGATCTGCGGCGCGGAAGATCTGATTGCGGTTTGCAAGGAAAAGATCGCGCCTAAAGCGCATCAGATTTCCGAGGACGGCAAGCTCTCCTGGGAAGAGGTCGAGTGCCTCGGGGCGTGCACCAATGCGCCGATGGCGCAGATCGGCAAGGATTTCTACGAGGATCTCACGGCGGAAGGCTTCGCCGCGATGATCGACGCCTTCCGCGCCGGTGACGTGCCCCGGCCCGGCCCGCAGAACGGCCGTTATGCGGCGGAGCCGCTGTCGGGCCTGACAAGCCTTGCCGAAGGGGCCGAGGGCCGCGCGGCGAGCAATGGCTCGGTGCAACTGGCCACCGATCTGGGCGACACCATCAAGCGCATCGATGGCACCGAAGTGCCGCTGATCACGCCGTGGCTTGACAGCGGCAAGGGCAAGACGCCGAAGAAACCGGCGAAACCCGCGCCTGAAAAGGCTGCGAAAGCTGCGCAAAAAGCCCCCGCGGTGGAAACCGAAAGCCCGGCAGCGGCGGACGAGGTTCAGCCGGAGTTGCTGACGTCAGCCGGGGCTGGCGGTGCGGATGATCTGAAGCGGCTCAAGGGCGTGGGGCCGAAGCTTGAAGCCCTGCTCAACGACATGGGCATCTATCATTTCGAGCAGATAGCCAAATGGGGCAAAGGGGAGGTGGCCTGGGTGGACGCCCGGCTGAAGTTCAAGGGCCGCATCGAGCGTGACGGCTGGATCGACCAGGCGAAAGCCTTCGCAACCGAGAAGGGCAGCGCTTAA
- a CDS encoding NADH-quinone oxidoreductase subunit D yields the protein MDGNFEDVLTGEQKIRNFNINFGPQHPAAHGVLRLVLELDGEIVERCDPHIGLLHRGTEKLMESRTYLQNLPYFDRLDYVAPMNQEHAWCLAIEKLTGVEVPRRASLIRVLYSEIGRILNHLLNVTTQAMDVGALTPPLWGFEEREKLMVFYERACGARLHAAYFRPGGVHQDLPPELLDDIDAWADDFPRVMDDIDGLLTENRIFKQRNADIGVITEDDIQKWGFSGVMVRGSGLPWDLRRAQPYECYNEFEFDIPIGKNGDCYDRYLCRMQEMRESLKIIKQAIEKLRAPEGQGDILARGKITPPKRGEMKTSMEALIHHFKLYTEGFHVPAGEVYAAVEAPKGEFGVYLVADGTNKPYRAKLRAPGYLHLQAMDFVATGHQLADVAAIIGTMDVVFGEIDR from the coding sequence ATGGATGGCAATTTCGAAGACGTCCTGACCGGCGAACAGAAGATCCGCAACTTCAACATCAACTTCGGGCCCCAGCACCCGGCCGCCCACGGCGTGCTGCGTCTGGTGCTAGAGCTGGATGGCGAGATCGTGGAGCGCTGCGATCCCCATATCGGCCTGCTGCACCGTGGCACCGAGAAGCTGATGGAAAGCCGCACCTACCTGCAGAACCTGCCCTATTTCGACCGGCTCGACTACGTCGCGCCGATGAACCAGGAGCACGCCTGGTGCCTTGCCATCGAAAAGCTCACCGGCGTGGAAGTGCCGCGCCGCGCCTCGCTGATCCGGGTGCTCTACAGCGAAATTGGCCGAATCCTGAATCACCTCCTGAACGTCACCACGCAAGCGATGGACGTGGGCGCGCTCACCCCGCCGCTATGGGGCTTTGAGGAGCGCGAGAAGCTCATGGTCTTTTATGAGCGGGCCTGCGGCGCGCGGCTGCACGCGGCCTATTTCCGCCCCGGCGGCGTCCATCAGGATCTGCCGCCCGAGCTGCTCGACGATATCGACGCCTGGGCCGATGATTTCCCCCGCGTGATGGATGACATCGACGGGCTGCTGACCGAGAACCGCATCTTCAAGCAACGCAACGCCGATATCGGCGTGATCACCGAGGACGACATCCAGAAATGGGGCTTCTCCGGCGTGATGGTGCGCGGCTCCGGCCTGCCGTGGGATCTGCGCCGCGCCCAGCCTTATGAGTGCTACAACGAATTCGAGTTCGACATCCCCATCGGCAAGAACGGCGATTGCTACGATCGCTACCTCTGCCGCATGCAGGAGATGCGCGAGAGCCTGAAGATCATCAAACAGGCCATCGAAAAGCTGCGTGCGCCCGAAGGGCAGGGCGACATCCTCGCGCGCGGCAAGATCACCCCGCCCAAGCGCGGCGAGATGAAGACCTCGATGGAAGCGCTCATTCACCACTTCAAGCTCTACACCGAGGGCTTCCACGTGCCCGCGGGCGAAGTCTACGCCGCCGTGGAAGCGCCCAAGGGCGAGTTCGGCGTCTACCTCGTGGCCGATGGCACCAACAAACCCTACCGCGCCAAGCTGCGCGCGCCGGGCTACCTGCACCTGCAGGCGATGGATTTCGTCGCCACGGGCCACCAGCTCGCCGATGTGGCCGCCATCATCGGCACGATGGACGTTGTGTTCGGGGAGATCGACAGATGA
- a CDS encoding sulfotransferase family protein produces MAAETLMFGIGATKAGTSWLYRYLASHPDCAMPAMKELHYFDTADPRKQAWQVKQFTRKAADLKARRAFAPAAKHENLDARIKVLEEAIALLSGDRTGHRAYLAYLSAAGTGARLLGDVTPSYGLLPEGDLRMMAGLAPQTRFIYILRDPLDRLWSNIRMVAGRKAKDEGDVEAIARDLLDKALTGADQQVIMRSDYAGTLARLEAAVPPENRLVLFFEQLFSAETVARICAFLGIGAHPAELDRRVHAGRSLAMEKDQAERARMALRGQYEAVAGRFESLPPRWLENYARI; encoded by the coding sequence ATGGCGGCAGAGACGCTCATGTTCGGGATCGGCGCGACGAAAGCGGGGACGAGCTGGCTCTACCGCTATCTCGCGAGCCATCCCGATTGCGCGATGCCCGCCATGAAAGAGCTGCACTATTTTGACACCGCCGATCCGCGCAAACAGGCCTGGCAGGTGAAGCAATTCACCCGCAAGGCGGCGGATCTGAAGGCGCGCCGCGCCTTTGCACCGGCGGCCAAGCACGAAAACCTCGATGCGCGCATCAAAGTGTTGGAGGAGGCCATCGCGCTGCTGTCCGGCGATCGCACTGGCCACCGCGCCTATCTCGCCTACCTCTCCGCCGCAGGCACCGGGGCCCGCCTTCTGGGCGATGTGACCCCGTCCTACGGCCTGCTGCCGGAGGGCGATCTGCGCATGATGGCCGGCCTCGCGCCGCAGACGCGCTTCATCTACATCCTGCGCGATCCGCTGGACCGGCTGTGGTCCAACATCCGAATGGTGGCCGGGCGCAAGGCAAAGGATGAGGGCGACGTGGAGGCCATCGCGCGGGATTTGCTGGACAAGGCGCTCACGGGCGCGGATCAGCAAGTGATCATGCGCTCCGATTATGCGGGCACGCTGGCCCGGCTGGAAGCGGCGGTGCCGCCGGAGAACCGGCTGGTTCTGTTCTTTGAACAACTGTTCAGCGCGGAAACCGTGGCGCGCATCTGCGCCTTTCTCGGCATCGGTGCGCATCCGGCGGAGCTGGATCGCCGGGTCCATGCGGGGCGCAGCCTTGCGATGGAGAAGGATCAGGCCGAGCGCGCCCGCATGGCGCTGCGCGGCCAGTATGAAGCTGTCGCGGGGCGCTTTGAGAGCCTGCCGCCGCGCTGGCTGGAAAATTACGCGAGGATTTGA
- a CDS encoding NADH-quinone oxidoreductase subunit C, with protein sequence MSDTPAELGLHIELKRPDCVLSHAVAHGELTVEVALSSLVSFVEFLKADRTCKFSSLVDITAVDYPSREKRFDVVYHFLSMYTNQRIRVRVQVREQDMVPSITDVHPSANWFEREVFDMFGILFSGHPDLRRILTDYGFRGYPLRKDFPTTGYTEVRYDEAEKRVVYEPVSLTQEYRQFDFMSPWEGAEYILPGDEKTDGGKG encoded by the coding sequence ATGAGTGATACGCCGGCGGAGCTTGGCCTCCATATCGAGCTGAAACGCCCGGATTGCGTGCTCTCCCACGCGGTGGCGCATGGGGAACTGACGGTGGAGGTGGCGCTGTCGTCGCTTGTCTCCTTCGTGGAGTTCCTCAAAGCCGATCGCACCTGCAAATTCTCTTCGCTGGTGGACATCACGGCGGTGGACTACCCGAGCCGCGAGAAGCGCTTTGATGTCGTTTACCACTTCCTGTCGATGTACACGAACCAGCGCATCCGCGTGCGGGTGCAAGTGCGCGAGCAGGACATGGTACCTTCGATCACCGACGTGCACCCCTCGGCCAACTGGTTCGAGCGCGAGGTTTTCGACATGTTCGGCATCCTCTTCTCCGGCCACCCGGATCTGCGCCGAATCCTCACCGATTACGGCTTCCGCGGCTATCCGCTGCGCAAGGATTTTCCCACGACGGGCTACACCGAAGTGCGTTACGACGAGGCCGAGAAGCGCGTCGTTTATGAGCCCGTGAGCCTGACGCAGGAATACCGCCAGTTCGATTTCATGAGCCCTTGGGAGGGCGCGGAATATATCCTGCCGGGCGATGAGAAAACCGACGGGGGCAAAGGCTGA
- a CDS encoding NuoB/complex I 20 kDa subunit family protein, with amino-acid sequence MGVSTAANTAGADKEVATQALNRELQDKGFLLTSTEDIINWARTGSLHWMTFGLACCAVEMMHSAMPRYDLERFGTAPRASPRQSDLMIVAGTLTNKMAPALRKVYDQMPEPRYVISMGSCANGGGYYHYSYSVVRGCDRIVPVDVYVPGCPPTAEALLYGILQLQRKIRRTGTIVR; translated from the coding sequence ATGGGAGTGAGCACTGCTGCCAATACCGCAGGCGCGGACAAGGAAGTCGCCACGCAGGCGTTGAACCGCGAGCTGCAGGACAAAGGCTTCCTGCTGACCTCCACCGAGGACATCATCAACTGGGCACGCACCGGCTCGCTGCACTGGATGACATTCGGGCTGGCCTGCTGCGCGGTTGAGATGATGCATTCGGCCATGCCGCGCTACGATCTTGAGCGCTTCGGCACCGCCCCGCGCGCCTCGCCGCGCCAGTCGGACCTGATGATCGTGGCCGGTACGCTCACCAACAAGATGGCCCCGGCGCTGCGCAAGGTCTATGACCAGATGCCCGAGCCGCGCTACGTGATCTCCATGGGCTCCTGCGCCAATGGCGGCGGCTATTATCACTACAGCTATTCCGTGGTGCGCGGCTGTGACCGCATCGTGCCGGTGGATGTCTACGTGCCCGGTTGCCCGCCGACGGCGGAAGCGCTGCTCTACGGGATCCTGCAGCTGCAACGCAAGATCCGGCGCACCGGTACCATCGTCCGCTAA
- a CDS encoding NADH-quinone oxidoreductase subunit A, producing MDELLREYLPILIFLGLAIGLGLVLILAAVIVAVRNPDPEKVSAYECGFNAFDDARMKFDVRFYLVSILFIIFDLEIAFLFPWAVAFKDVGLLGFWSMMVFLAVLTIGFAYEWKKGALEWE from the coding sequence ATGGATGAGCTGCTGAGGGAGTATCTGCCGATCCTGATTTTCCTCGGGTTGGCGATCGGACTGGGCCTCGTGCTGATTCTTGCCGCCGTCATCGTTGCCGTGCGCAATCCGGATCCGGAAAAGGTTTCGGCCTACGAATGCGGCTTCAACGCATTCGACGACGCGCGGATGAAATTCGACGTGCGCTTCTACCTGGTTTCGATCCTCTTCATCATCTTCGACCTCGAGATCGCCTTCCTCTTTCCCTGGGCCGTGGCCTTCAAGGATGTGGGGCTTTTGGGCTTCTGGTCGATGATGGTGTTCCTCGCCGTTCTCACCATCGGCTTTGCCTATGAATGGAAGAAAGGGGCGCTGGAATGGGAGTGA
- a CDS encoding glutathione S-transferase family protein, which yields MIRLHHCPQTRSMRTLWLLHELDVPFEVVVHPFDKSLRQPEYLALNPAGRVPALEIDERRLFETGAITEYLCECFPEAGLGRMPGAEERADWLVWVHFAETVSQHSAALTQQHVMLYEDAMRSPIVTKLEAARLGKCYAALEARLSGRDYLLDGGFSAADISVGQAIYMARHFAPLEPFPALLAWYERITARAGFQASLPKPGEALLYARPFYPPIAPPA from the coding sequence ATGATCCGTTTGCACCATTGTCCCCAGACACGCTCGATGCGCACGCTGTGGCTTCTGCACGAGTTGGACGTGCCCTTCGAGGTGGTTGTCCATCCCTTCGACAAAAGCCTGCGCCAGCCTGAGTATTTAGCGCTGAACCCCGCAGGCCGCGTGCCGGCTCTGGAGATCGACGAGCGCCGCCTTTTTGAAACCGGGGCGATCACGGAATACCTCTGCGAGTGCTTCCCCGAGGCCGGGCTTGGGCGCATGCCGGGGGCGGAGGAGCGCGCCGATTGGCTGGTCTGGGTGCACTTCGCCGAGACCGTCAGCCAGCATTCCGCCGCGCTCACGCAACAGCATGTGATGCTCTATGAGGATGCGATGCGCTCGCCCATCGTGACCAAGCTCGAAGCGGCGCGGCTGGGCAAATGCTACGCAGCATTGGAGGCGCGGCTTTCGGGGCGGGATTACCTGCTCGATGGCGGGTTTTCGGCGGCGGATATCAGTGTCGGGCAGGCGATCTACATGGCGCGCCATTTCGCCCCTCTTGAGCCCTTCCCCGCGCTTCTGGCGTGGTATGAACGGATCACGGCGCGCGCGGGTTTTCAGGCCAGCCTTCCAAAGCCCGGCGAAGCCTTGCTTTACGCGCGGCCCTTCTACCCGCCCATCGCGCCCCCCGCGTGA
- a CDS encoding DegT/DnrJ/EryC1/StrS family aminotransferase: MQAQDVFTGSFTQQEPIPEEGIAAAVEVMRHGRLHRYNEAPGEVSQTALLEQEFAAQMGATYALAVASGGYALATALRALKVQPGESVLTNAFTLAPVPGAIASVGAVPVFVGVTEGLVIDLEDLAEKIAQTGARVLMLSHMRGHLCDMDALMALCDGAGVQVIEDCAHTMGARWAGVLSGRHGVFGCYSCQTYKHVNSGEGGLLISDDADLMARATMLSGSYMLYGRHPAGPPESAYEALRYDTPNISGRMDNLRAAILRPQLARLETQCAAWNERYRAVEAGLRDTPGLTLIARPQAESYVASSIQFLLLDWPNPAIEAFLAACAARGVDLKWFGAAEPKAFTSRYDSWRYAPSAPMPKSDRILRAIIDMRLPLTFTLDDCALIARIIREEAMRGSVVLSG; this comes from the coding sequence ATGCAGGCGCAAGACGTATTCACCGGCAGTTTCACCCAGCAGGAGCCGATCCCCGAGGAGGGCATCGCGGCGGCTGTTGAGGTGATGCGCCACGGGAGGCTCCACCGCTACAACGAAGCGCCGGGGGAGGTGTCGCAAACCGCGCTGTTGGAGCAGGAATTCGCCGCGCAGATGGGCGCGACATATGCGCTGGCGGTTGCTTCCGGCGGCTACGCGCTGGCCACGGCGCTGCGTGCGCTCAAGGTGCAGCCGGGCGAAAGCGTGCTCACCAATGCCTTCACGCTCGCCCCGGTGCCCGGTGCCATCGCCTCGGTGGGGGCGGTGCCGGTGTTTGTCGGGGTGACGGAAGGCCTTGTGATCGATCTGGAGGATCTCGCCGAGAAAATCGCGCAAACCGGCGCGCGGGTGCTGATGCTGTCGCATATGCGCGGCCACCTCTGCGACATGGACGCGCTGATGGCGCTTTGTGATGGGGCCGGGGTGCAGGTGATCGAGGATTGCGCCCACACGATGGGCGCGCGCTGGGCCGGGGTGCTGTCGGGGCGGCATGGCGTCTTTGGTTGCTACTCCTGCCAGACGTATAAACACGTGAACTCCGGCGAGGGTGGCCTGCTGATTTCCGATGATGCGGACCTGATGGCGCGGGCCACGATGCTGTCGGGCAGCTACATGCTCTATGGCCGCCACCCGGCCGGGCCACCTGAGAGCGCCTATGAGGCCTTGCGCTACGATACCCCCAATATCTCGGGCCGGATGGACAACCTGCGCGCCGCGATCCTGCGCCCGCAACTGGCGCGGCTCGAAACACAATGCGCGGCGTGGAACGAGCGCTACCGCGCGGTCGAAGCGGGCCTGCGCGACACGCCCGGCCTCACCCTGATCGCGCGGCCCCAGGCGGAAAGCTACGTGGCCTCCTCGATCCAGTTTCTCCTGCTGGACTGGCCCAACCCGGCGATCGAAGCCTTTCTTGCGGCCTGCGCCGCACGCGGCGTGGATCTGAAATGGTTCGGCGCCGCCGAGCCGAAAGCCTTCACCTCGCGCTACGACAGCTGGCGGTACGCCCCGAGCGCGCCGATGCCGAAGAGCGACCGAATCTTACGCGCCATCATCGACATGCGCCTGCCCCTGACCTTCACACTGGACGACTGCGCCCTGATTGCCCGCATCATCCGCGAAGAAGCCATGAGGGGCAGTGTGGTTTTGTCAGGCTGA
- a CDS encoding MmgE/PrpD family protein, whose translation MSRTGKPSAFASSTLPCMDAAALFLDLHYSDLPQPVRDRAQMCLLDLTAIAIGGAQTPLARIIADHAHCQFGGAHPMLLDGRGASPAGVALAAGMTIDALDGHDGFNPAKGHAGCGVLSALLAYAQATGRMSGAAFLTALVAGYEAACRIALVQHASVPDYHTSGSWVAVACAGLGARYLDLGADALAHALGIAEYHGPRSQMMRVIDHPTMLKDGSGWGAMAGVSAAYLAKAGFTGAPALTMATDHKAWSDLGQRWLILEQYFKPYPVCRWAHAPVEAGLSLCRAHGLQSAHIVRITVETFHESIRLAKADPATTEEAQYSTSFPLAVALARGGIAPSDVAGAALADPEIRRLSAATTLVEHPEANAAFPLTRRARVTLTLTDGREITSAWHQPRWDAEAPPTKEEIRQKYLQIAEPALGMQRASELKEAVARLPEEGLAPYLRLITQPISPRTTSGSAA comes from the coding sequence ATGTCGAGAACCGGCAAGCCGTCCGCTTTCGCCTCGTCGACACTGCCCTGTATGGACGCCGCCGCTCTTTTCCTTGACCTGCACTATTCTGATCTGCCCCAGCCTGTGCGTGACAGGGCGCAAATGTGCCTGCTGGATCTGACGGCCATTGCCATCGGCGGGGCGCAGACGCCGCTCGCTAGGATCATCGCCGATCATGCCCATTGCCAGTTCGGCGGCGCTCATCCGATGCTGCTGGACGGGCGCGGCGCCTCGCCCGCCGGGGTGGCGCTGGCCGCGGGCATGACAATCGACGCGCTGGACGGACATGACGGGTTCAACCCGGCCAAGGGCCATGCGGGCTGCGGTGTTCTTTCGGCCCTGCTGGCCTACGCACAGGCAACGGGCCGGATGAGCGGCGCGGCCTTCCTCACCGCCCTTGTGGCGGGCTATGAGGCCGCGTGCCGGATCGCCCTCGTGCAGCACGCCAGCGTGCCGGACTACCACACGTCGGGCAGCTGGGTCGCGGTGGCCTGCGCGGGGCTCGGCGCGCGCTACCTCGATCTGGGCGCAGACGCGCTGGCGCACGCGCTGGGGATCGCGGAGTACCATGGGCCGCGCAGCCAGATGATGCGGGTGATCGACCACCCCACCATGCTGAAAGACGGTTCGGGCTGGGGCGCGATGGCGGGCGTCTCCGCCGCCTATCTCGCCAAGGCAGGCTTTACCGGCGCGCCCGCGCTCACAATGGCGACCGATCATAAGGCCTGGAGTGATCTGGGCCAGCGCTGGCTGATCCTTGAGCAGTATTTCAAGCCTTACCCCGTCTGCCGCTGGGCCCATGCACCCGTGGAGGCCGGGCTTTCCTTGTGCCGCGCCCATGGCCTGCAAAGTGCCCATATCGTACGCATCACGGTTGAGACATTCCACGAATCGATCCGGCTGGCGAAAGCCGATCCCGCCACCACCGAAGAAGCGCAGTATTCCACGTCCTTTCCGCTCGCCGTGGCGCTGGCGCGGGGCGGAATTGCGCCTTCGGATGTGGCCGGCGCCGCGCTTGCAGATCCCGAGATTCGCCGACTTTCTGCCGCGACGACGCTCGTTGAGCACCCGGAGGCGAACGCGGCCTTCCCGCTCACACGGCGCGCGCGCGTCACGCTCACGCTCACCGACGGGAGGGAGATCACGAGCGCTTGGCACCAACCCCGGTGGGACGCGGAAGCCCCGCCCACCAAGGAAGAGATCCGGCAGAAATACCTGCAGATCGCAGAACCTGCGCTTGGGATGCAGCGGGCGTCAGAGCTGAAGGAGGCCGTTGCGCGCCTGCCAGAGGAGGGGCTTGCCCCCTACCTGCGGCTGATCACTCAGCCGATCAGCCCGCGCACCACCTCGGGCAGCGCGGCGTAA
- a CDS encoding HAD-IA family hydrolase, with protein sequence MKTVIFDLDGTLADTSRDLIAAANACFRDLGHGDVLDPLADAATAFRGGRAMLTLGFSRVAPGDASAAIEAQYPRLLQSYGQNIDTHTVMYPGAVEAVEGLRAAGYRVGVCTNKPEGLAEELLQRLGVRDLFAALVGADTLPVRKPNPEPYVETVARVGGDVAQSLLIGDTVTDRETARAAGVPCVLVTFGPEGRAVEAMAPEGLLEDYAALPEVVRGLIG encoded by the coding sequence ATGAAAACGGTGATCTTCGATCTGGACGGAACGCTCGCGGACACGAGCCGCGATTTGATCGCGGCGGCCAATGCCTGTTTCCGCGATCTCGGGCATGGCGATGTGCTGGATCCGTTGGCTGACGCCGCCACCGCCTTTCGCGGCGGGCGCGCGATGCTCACGCTGGGCTTTTCCCGCGTTGCGCCGGGTGATGCGTCCGCCGCCATCGAAGCGCAATATCCCCGCTTGCTGCAAAGCTACGGGCAGAACATCGACACGCACACCGTGATGTATCCGGGCGCGGTGGAGGCCGTGGAGGGGCTGCGGGCGGCGGGCTACCGCGTGGGCGTCTGCACGAACAAGCCGGAAGGGCTCGCGGAAGAACTGCTGCAACGCCTCGGCGTGCGCGATCTCTTCGCAGCCCTCGTGGGGGCGGACACACTGCCCGTGCGCAAACCCAACCCCGAGCCCTACGTGGAAACCGTGGCCCGCGTGGGCGGGGATGTGGCGCAATCGCTGCTGATCGGCGACACGGTGACGGACCGCGAAACCGCCCGCGCCGCCGGGGTGCCATGCGTTCTCGTGACTTTCGGGCCTGAGGGCCGCGCGGTGGAGGCCATGGCACCGGAAGGGCTGCTCGAGGATTACGCCGCGCTGCCCGAGGTGGTGCGCGGGCTGATCGGCTGA